Proteins encoded within one genomic window of Geotalea daltonii FRC-32:
- a CDS encoding glycosyltransferase family 2 protein has protein sequence MEILAFLFWVLIILIFYPYVIYPGMLYLLGLVRNRKVAAGSGKPPVTIIIPAFNEEAVIGKKLQNTLMLHYPRELLQIIVISDASTDGTDEIAGSFAKEGVKLLRNETRKGKTYGLNCACDLARGEVLVFTDADSMFHKEMLNLLVRNFADKEIGLVTGSTRYLSKAGDGSMVATMGKYTLFERWIKEQESRIGSCIGADGAIFAMRREYYRPLDEKDINDFVIPLNVVRQGKRVVLDKDVHCLEEHADDEGMEFSRQIRITNRTIRALISNRDMLNPFRHGFFAWMLWSHKMLRFLLPWFAILLYGVIVFLALAGSLFHQVLFFLIAAFVAFFLFIKPGGSAILALMRSFVQMNEACLLAWLKIFRKKTIVVWDKSNNP, from the coding sequence ATGGAAATACTGGCGTTTTTGTTCTGGGTTCTCATAATTCTCATTTTTTACCCCTATGTCATTTACCCGGGGATGCTCTATCTGCTGGGACTTGTCCGCAACAGGAAAGTCGCTGCAGGCTCGGGGAAACCGCCGGTGACGATCATAATCCCTGCCTTCAACGAGGAAGCCGTCATCGGCAAGAAGCTGCAAAACACCCTGATGCTTCATTACCCCCGTGAGCTTCTGCAGATCATCGTCATATCTGATGCTTCAACGGACGGAACCGATGAAATTGCCGGCAGCTTCGCCAAAGAAGGGGTGAAACTGCTGAGAAATGAGACGCGAAAGGGTAAAACCTACGGGTTGAACTGCGCCTGTGACCTGGCCAGAGGGGAGGTGCTGGTATTTACCGATGCCGACTCCATGTTCCACAAGGAAATGCTAAATCTGCTGGTGCGCAATTTTGCCGACAAGGAGATAGGCCTGGTCACCGGGAGCACCCGCTATCTGAGTAAGGCAGGGGACGGCAGCATGGTGGCAACCATGGGCAAATACACCCTCTTCGAGAGATGGATCAAGGAACAGGAGAGTCGCATCGGTTCGTGTATCGGTGCGGACGGAGCAATATTCGCCATGAGACGGGAGTATTACCGTCCCCTGGACGAAAAGGACATCAACGATTTCGTCATTCCCCTGAACGTTGTCCGGCAGGGGAAACGGGTGGTTCTGGACAAGGATGTCCATTGCCTGGAAGAGCATGCTGACGATGAGGGAATGGAGTTCTCGCGGCAGATCAGGATCACCAACCGGACCATCCGCGCCCTCATAAGTAACCGGGACATGCTCAACCCTTTCAGGCACGGCTTTTTCGCCTGGATGCTCTGGTCCCACAAGATGCTTCGTTTTCTTCTGCCTTGGTTTGCCATATTGCTCTACGGCGTGATTGTTTTTCTGGCCCTTGCCGGCAGCCTGTTCCACCAGGTTCTGTTTTTCCTGATTGCGGCTTTTGTAGCATTCTTCCTTTTTATCAAGCCGGGGGGCAGTGCCATTCTCGCCCTGATGAGATCATTTGTTCAGATGAATGAGGCGTGTCTCCTTGCCTGGCTGAAAATATTCCGGAAGAAGACTATCGTGGTGTGGGACAAGTCGAATAACCCATAA
- a CDS encoding fibronectin type III domain-containing protein gives MRKIFNLVVLSVVSMIAVGSANAAIIVADRFDMDHDWSGKTESDLKGITSTDQNGNAWGGIGANYPAVINEASRYGDAGRGLRFQLAPGSGKETIGCEMSGYPKAPWQGPSQFIGYYSKVSDNTNWGTKGSTLKMLRFNMEKNDVIPELVGGAYSVFIGTSNVFNGIYRPDNNWHKYLWEFTAQSSSAAADGVIRLWVDDAVVWEKTDVKWNSYGTIAHGTHFDYGYTTNWYFFFLQGNLSATYNGPEKFMYWDNYIIATTKAEVESFIGTPATAAAKAMTGGATVEDNLAPDDPTGLAATASSPKQVDISWGAAVDNVAVTGYKVYRNGTYVTTVTRTSMSDTGLNPSTDYSYTVSAIDATGNESQQSIPATATTEYAPVS, from the coding sequence ATGAGGAAAATCTTTAATCTAGTCGTTTTATCAGTTGTCAGCATGATAGCAGTCGGTTCAGCCAATGCAGCCATTATCGTGGCGGACCGTTTCGATATGGACCATGACTGGTCCGGAAAAACAGAGTCAGATTTGAAAGGCATCACATCTACCGATCAAAATGGTAACGCATGGGGAGGAATTGGCGCTAATTACCCTGCTGTTATCAACGAGGCATCAAGATACGGGGATGCAGGTCGAGGACTTCGTTTTCAGCTTGCCCCCGGCAGCGGCAAAGAAACAATCGGTTGTGAAATGAGCGGCTACCCAAAAGCTCCATGGCAAGGACCGTCCCAGTTCATCGGATACTATTCGAAAGTCTCCGACAATACAAATTGGGGAACGAAAGGCAGCACCCTGAAGATGCTGCGCTTCAACATGGAAAAGAATGACGTCATTCCTGAGCTGGTAGGGGGTGCATACTCGGTTTTCATAGGTACTTCCAATGTTTTTAACGGCATCTACAGGCCTGACAACAACTGGCACAAGTATCTGTGGGAATTCACCGCCCAGTCAAGCTCGGCTGCTGCTGACGGTGTGATCAGACTGTGGGTTGACGATGCAGTGGTCTGGGAAAAAACCGACGTCAAGTGGAACAGCTATGGAACTATCGCCCATGGTACCCATTTTGACTATGGCTATACGACGAACTGGTACTTCTTCTTCCTGCAAGGAAACCTCTCGGCGACCTATAACGGCCCGGAAAAGTTCATGTACTGGGACAACTACATCATCGCCACGACCAAGGCTGAGGTGGAAAGTTTTATCGGCACTCCGGCAACTGCCGCAGCCAAGGCAATGACCGGTGGCGCAACAGTCGAGGATAATCTTGCTCCCGATGATCCCACAGGACTCGCTGCAACAGCTTCATCGCCCAAGCAGGTGGATATCTCCTGGGGAGCAGCAGTGGATAACGTGGCGGTTACCGGCTACAAGGTCTATCGTAATGGTACCTATGTCACAACAGTTACCAGAACCTCCATGTCGGACACAGGACTGAACCCATCGACTGACTACAGCTACACTGTTTCGGCAATAGATGCCACAGGCAATGAATCTCAACAATCCATACCGGCAACAGCTACCACTGAATATGCGCCAGTGTCATAA
- a CDS encoding glycosyltransferase family 4 protein — MKPEDTRNHLPGYLLVIPWDLSFVGGVNEVVRNLYREFQEQHIVVPSVLIPRWECKRLSRQQLDGRITFNLRMPAPPLPGNDLAKKYASFLVGAPKALLQLHQLLKNDHIPVVNPHYPGPYLIHFALLKKIFPDLFRFVISCHGSDVLAMENGTPGTTTTRWILKWADAVTVPSRSLATKLAVAVPEISEKITCIYNGIGRDKFLCRKECDPYSGMQRRYIIHVGSFERVKGQDVLLRAFKRVHDINRDMRLVLVGRSGKLLPEIETMSNALGIADAVSIMTDVAPEKIPPLLEQAQLVALPSRYEGGIPLVLMEAGAVGKAVIATDVGGNSELIDSGRNGLLVPPENPQVLAQAMLTLLENPQLMLEMGNNLYDTVSGSFSWKMTACRYLELALQ; from the coding sequence ATGAAGCCTGAAGATACCCGGAATCACTTGCCCGGCTACCTGTTGGTCATTCCCTGGGACCTATCATTCGTGGGAGGGGTCAACGAGGTCGTAAGGAACCTCTATCGGGAATTCCAGGAGCAGCATATTGTCGTCCCGTCAGTCCTGATTCCCCGATGGGAATGCAAGAGGCTGTCGAGGCAGCAGCTTGACGGCAGGATCACCTTCAATCTCAGGATGCCGGCGCCTCCTCTACCGGGCAACGACCTTGCCAAAAAATATGCGTCGTTTCTTGTGGGAGCGCCTAAGGCTCTGCTGCAGCTGCACCAGCTCTTGAAAAATGACCATATCCCTGTGGTCAATCCCCATTATCCGGGTCCCTACTTGATTCACTTCGCCCTGTTGAAGAAGATCTTCCCGGACCTTTTCCGCTTCGTCATCTCCTGCCACGGCAGCGACGTCCTGGCCATGGAAAACGGGACCCCCGGCACAACCACCACCCGCTGGATCCTCAAATGGGCAGACGCGGTTACCGTCCCGAGCCGCTCCCTCGCCACAAAGCTTGCGGTGGCGGTACCGGAAATATCTGAAAAGATCACCTGCATCTACAACGGCATCGGCCGGGACAAGTTTCTCTGCCGCAAAGAATGTGATCCGTATTCCGGGATGCAGCGCAGATACATCATTCACGTGGGATCTTTCGAGCGGGTAAAGGGACAGGATGTTCTTCTCCGTGCCTTCAAACGCGTCCACGACATCAACAGAGATATGAGACTAGTCCTGGTGGGGCGCAGCGGCAAACTTCTTCCCGAAATAGAGACGATGAGCAATGCATTGGGAATCGCCGATGCCGTATCGATCATGACCGACGTTGCACCCGAGAAGATTCCACCCCTGCTGGAACAGGCTCAGCTCGTGGCGCTTCCGTCCCGTTACGAGGGAGGCATTCCCCTTGTCCTAATGGAAGCAGGTGCCGTAGGCAAAGCAGTCATCGCTACTGACGTCGGCGGTAACAGCGAGTTGATCGACTCCGGGCGGAACGGTCTTCTCGTGCCGCCGGAAAATCCCCAGGTGCTGGCACAGGCCATGCTGACCCTTCTCGAAAACCCTCAACTGATGCTAGAGATGGGGAACAATCTTTACGATACCGTCTCCGGTTCATTCTCCTGGAAGATGACCGCCTGCCGATATCTTGAACTGGCCCTGCAGTGA
- a CDS encoding glycosyltransferase, whose amino-acid sequence MGLSLEASTIKTKVLHLIASHKIGGAERLLIAFAQAVDLNRFDVVLGIFVRPDHENDLLWQEAKKLKIPLEPVVIRSAFDFNQLHDIYAIIKKHKPDVIHTHGYKTNILAFLFAKLFNIKAVSTVHGGLHAERLITRFLYWVNLQCLRRFDKIIAVSDAVKSGLEKCGIGADKITVIKNIPAVSSCRSPVTTSARSKLGIPPQAKLVGFIGRLEKVKGGAQFIDAALSALETRSDLYFIIIGDGSQKAVLEESVAKSGHSAHFRFAGFISDPTEVFSSLDLYVLSSLDEGIPLTVLEAMCLGVPVIATRVGGVPEVISDGINGILLPPDDAPAMAAAISNILTDDTVRNSMVSRAKKDIAAKYDVGTWIAKIESLYESGAQSRLHG is encoded by the coding sequence ATGGGATTGTCTCTGGAAGCCAGTACAATAAAAACCAAAGTGCTACACCTGATTGCATCGCACAAGATCGGGGGGGCTGAGAGGTTGCTTATTGCCTTTGCCCAAGCCGTGGACCTGAACAGGTTTGATGTGGTGCTGGGGATATTCGTCCGTCCCGATCATGAAAATGACCTCCTGTGGCAGGAAGCGAAAAAATTGAAAATTCCGCTGGAGCCGGTCGTCATTCGCTCTGCCTTCGATTTCAACCAGCTGCACGACATCTACGCCATTATCAAAAAGCACAAACCGGATGTCATCCATACCCATGGTTACAAAACCAATATTCTGGCCTTTTTATTCGCCAAACTTTTCAATATCAAAGCGGTATCTACGGTACATGGGGGGCTGCATGCGGAACGTCTGATCACCCGATTCCTCTACTGGGTCAATCTTCAATGCCTGAGGCGGTTCGACAAGATCATCGCAGTTTCGGATGCAGTGAAATCAGGTTTGGAAAAATGCGGAATAGGTGCCGACAAAATCACAGTAATCAAAAATATCCCTGCCGTCTCTTCCTGTCGCTCCCCTGTCACGACATCGGCCAGGAGTAAACTGGGCATTCCGCCTCAGGCAAAGCTGGTAGGTTTTATCGGTCGCCTGGAAAAGGTTAAGGGAGGGGCACAGTTTATCGATGCTGCTTTGTCCGCCCTTGAGACACGGAGCGATCTTTATTTCATAATCATTGGTGATGGCTCCCAGAAGGCTGTCCTGGAAGAGTCGGTGGCAAAGTCGGGGCATAGTGCCCATTTCCGCTTTGCAGGGTTTATAAGTGATCCGACGGAGGTCTTCAGCTCCCTTGACCTGTACGTCCTGTCATCTCTTGACGAAGGCATTCCTCTGACGGTTTTGGAAGCAATGTGTCTTGGCGTTCCTGTCATAGCCACCAGGGTCGGTGGCGTTCCGGAAGTGATTAGTGACGGCATTAACGGAATCCTGCTTCCTCCGGACGATGCACCGGCTATGGCTGCTGCCATCTCAAATATCTTAACCGACGATACCGTAAGAAACAGTATGGTCTCCAGGGCAAAAAAAGACATAGCTGCGAAATATGATGTGGGAACATGGATCGCAAAGATTGAAAGCTTGTACGAGTCTGGTGCCCAGAGCAGGCTGCATGGCTAA
- a CDS encoding HigA family addiction module antitoxin → MARMHDPAHPGEVLREFLPEDMSIGEIAARLGVSRPHLSRLLNGHAAMTAEMAIKVGLLTRTTPESWLVNQAKWDLWRASQKPLPKVEPLDLESAA, encoded by the coding sequence ATGGCACGCATGCATGACCCCGCCCATCCAGGCGAAGTACTCCGCGAATTTCTTCCTGAAGACATGAGCATAGGCGAAATCGCAGCACGTTTAGGTGTATCGCGGCCACATCTTTCCCGTCTATTGAACGGACATGCGGCCATGACCGCCGAAATGGCGATCAAGGTGGGGCTGCTAACCCGAACTACCCCGGAGTCATGGTTAGTGAACCAAGCCAAATGGGATCTCTGGCGAGCTTCACAAAAACCGCTTCCCAAGGTCGAACCACTTGACCTGGAATCTGCGGCTTAA
- a CDS encoding O-antigen ligase family protein, translating to MPKLFILGLLYINIGRPQDVLTFLKPLSLGYIFGGLTLAYLLLKKKELDQGLEVQAEENKAIFRVLLWVLITAPFSMHLGHTVGTMTVILKNLVLYGGLYYCFKTEEDFELVSRTVLFSILTLSLGGLFIGESSERSSVGTFYDPNDLALVLTSCIPFIMYHLRDRNFMLKIIALITALATLMQIVLTQSRMGFLLLVLASLLTILQNRSSLLGLLKGVFITGVFAVFFMGMVTPAYLERIQTIFMKGSTGSGRTYIWKRAVEMANANPVFGVGFGAFPSAYGRLLADGRFSKVDDHKYNVAWKVSHNSYLKVLAETGYMGLFLYLLLLKKVVMNMRSVKAWFREQGDSNAIQKVNAVEGALYLLLVGSFFLDQEFNSFFFTLVSLGILFQRVRAVSPATTQAPAVEKTMLQPGALFNEPVKST from the coding sequence ATGCCAAAACTGTTCATTCTCGGCCTGCTGTACATCAATATAGGCCGGCCACAGGATGTACTTACTTTTCTTAAACCCTTGAGCCTGGGATATATCTTCGGCGGACTGACATTGGCTTACCTGCTGCTCAAAAAGAAAGAGCTGGACCAGGGCCTGGAGGTTCAAGCCGAAGAAAACAAGGCCATTTTCCGTGTCTTGCTGTGGGTACTCATCACGGCCCCCTTCTCAATGCACCTGGGGCACACAGTCGGCACCATGACGGTCATACTTAAGAACCTGGTTCTCTATGGGGGATTGTATTACTGCTTCAAGACTGAGGAAGACTTCGAACTTGTCAGCAGGACAGTGCTGTTTTCCATTCTCACCCTTTCCTTGGGGGGCTTGTTCATAGGGGAGTCATCGGAAAGATCCAGTGTCGGAACTTTTTACGACCCGAACGACCTTGCTTTGGTCCTTACGTCGTGCATACCTTTCATCATGTATCACCTGAGGGACAGGAATTTCATGCTAAAAATCATTGCTCTCATAACTGCACTGGCGACACTAATGCAAATAGTGTTGACCCAGTCGAGAATGGGCTTTCTGCTGCTGGTCCTTGCTTCCCTGTTGACTATTCTGCAAAACAGGTCGTCGCTTCTGGGCTTGTTGAAGGGGGTATTCATAACGGGGGTTTTTGCCGTTTTTTTCATGGGCATGGTTACACCTGCATATCTGGAACGGATTCAAACTATTTTTATGAAAGGATCAACCGGGTCCGGCAGGACCTACATTTGGAAAAGGGCAGTGGAAATGGCCAATGCCAATCCTGTATTCGGTGTGGGCTTTGGGGCCTTCCCCTCGGCTTATGGCAGGCTTCTGGCAGACGGCAGGTTTTCAAAAGTCGATGACCATAAATACAATGTTGCCTGGAAGGTCTCCCATAACAGTTACCTCAAGGTTCTGGCAGAGACGGGCTATATGGGATTGTTCCTGTATTTGTTGCTGCTGAAGAAAGTGGTAATGAACATGCGATCGGTAAAGGCCTGGTTCCGGGAACAAGGTGATTCGAATGCAATACAGAAGGTGAATGCCGTGGAAGGTGCTCTATACCTGCTGCTGGTTGGCTCCTTTTTTCTCGACCAGGAATTCAATTCCTTTTTTTTCACCCTTGTGTCACTGGGCATCCTTTTCCAGCGGGTCAGGGCGGTTTCTCCTGCGACAACCCAGGCACCTGCAGTTGAGAAGACAATGCTGCAACCCGGAGCCCTTTTCAACGAGCCGGTTAAATCAACTTGA
- a CDS encoding glycosyltransferase family 2 protein: protein MPKISVVIPVFNCETYIEEALKSVQTQRVQDLEIIVVNDGSTDGTLSVVEALAEMDKRVRIITQANSGKPAVARNAGLRHAAGEYICFLDGDDLFLPGKLEKQLEIFRRFPELNLVFHDIRYLYENNRHDLESYLGNAGFIESAKEYLAPIQGNIYLCRENFYNFISAYFLCIHTSAVMARRSCLDDQSTWFPEDVTIGEDADLWFRLVLSNRVAFLNEILSYYRQHSTSITSNMADYLQGSILVHRRNLKRGENLFTPGEKRLYEEKIRGYHWHYGYLLYSNYEMEGARREYMDALKLGYSTKAVVAVAKTMLPRSFVRFCKTCLRG from the coding sequence ATGCCAAAAATATCTGTCGTTATCCCGGTTTTCAATTGCGAAACCTACATAGAGGAAGCACTGAAGTCGGTTCAGACACAGCGTGTACAGGATCTCGAGATTATTGTCGTAAATGACGGATCGACTGACGGGACCTTATCCGTCGTCGAGGCGCTTGCCGAAATGGATAAAAGAGTCAGGATCATTACCCAGGCAAATTCGGGCAAACCTGCTGTAGCAAGAAATGCAGGTCTCAGGCATGCCGCCGGAGAATACATCTGTTTTTTGGATGGAGATGACCTTTTCCTGCCGGGAAAACTGGAAAAACAACTGGAAATTTTCCGACGGTTTCCCGAGCTGAACCTGGTCTTCCATGACATACGATATCTATATGAAAACAACCGGCATGACCTGGAAAGCTACCTGGGCAACGCCGGATTCATTGAGTCGGCGAAAGAATATCTGGCACCGATACAAGGGAACATCTACCTGTGCCGGGAAAACTTCTACAACTTCATATCCGCATATTTCCTCTGCATTCATACCTCGGCGGTCATGGCCAGAAGATCATGCCTTGACGACCAAAGCACCTGGTTTCCCGAAGACGTCACCATTGGCGAAGATGCCGACCTGTGGTTCAGGCTGGTATTGTCAAACCGTGTTGCGTTTTTGAATGAAATCCTCAGCTATTATCGGCAGCACAGCACCAGCATCACCAGCAACATGGCCGACTATCTCCAGGGATCGATCCTGGTGCACCGCCGGAATCTCAAGCGGGGGGAGAATCTGTTTACCCCTGGGGAAAAGAGGCTGTACGAGGAGAAGATCCGCGGGTATCACTGGCACTACGGCTATCTCCTGTACAGCAACTACGAAATGGAAGGAGCACGAAGGGAATATATGGATGCACTGAAACTGGGATATTCCACAAAAGCGGTGGTTGCCGTTGCCAAAACCATGCTGCCCAGGTCTTTCGTCAGATTCTGCAAGACCTGCCTGAGAGGATAA
- a CDS encoding type II toxin-antitoxin system RelE/ParE family toxin yields the protein MIKSFRHKGIQLFFETGSKAGIQPHHAARLRVQLTRLDAATCPNDMNASGWKLHRLTGELEDHWAITVNGNWRLTFSFEDQDAVLVDYQDYH from the coding sequence ATGATCAAGAGCTTTCGGCACAAAGGCATTCAACTCTTCTTTGAAACGGGCTCGAAGGCAGGAATACAGCCACATCATGCAGCTCGGTTACGGGTGCAACTGACCCGTCTTGATGCCGCCACCTGCCCAAATGACATGAATGCCTCAGGCTGGAAGCTTCACCGGCTGACAGGAGAACTTGAAGATCATTGGGCGATAACTGTCAACGGCAATTGGCGTCTCACTTTTTCATTTGAGGATCAAGATGCAGTCCTGGTTGATTACCAGGATTATCACTAG
- a CDS encoding glycosyltransferase family 2 protein, with the protein MPEVSIIIPAYNCERYIGQAIESVLCQGVRNLELLVINDGSTDGTLSVANSLAEKDSRIRVLSQANSGKPAIARNAGIRQSSGEFICFLDADDLFFPRKLEKQLDVFRRYPHLKLVFHDVKNLYENGEESGSYLGRAEFRDHVGNYVSRERDGLYLCNGNFYNFMSAHCPSLAIQNVMVRRAALEAQSTWFPEDMKIGEDLDLWFRLALNTPMACIMEPLSYYRRHDSNITNNLSGYFRGSLEVHEKNLKRGAKLFTRQEKDIYKSKISAQHFHYGYYLYRNMDMKSARQEYMSSLGLQPTRKALFALLKTFIPARVIKSCRYYLKTDEA; encoded by the coding sequence ATGCCCGAAGTTTCCATCATCATACCCGCATACAATTGCGAGCGTTACATAGGCCAGGCAATAGAATCGGTACTATGCCAGGGAGTGCGGAACCTGGAACTGCTTGTCATAAACGACGGCTCCACCGACGGCACTCTTTCTGTCGCCAACTCCCTGGCAGAAAAAGACAGCAGAATCCGCGTCCTCTCCCAGGCGAATTCGGGAAAGCCCGCAATTGCCCGCAATGCCGGGATACGGCAATCATCGGGGGAATTCATCTGCTTCCTCGATGCGGACGATCTGTTCTTCCCCCGGAAACTGGAGAAGCAACTGGACGTTTTCCGACGATACCCCCACCTCAAACTGGTCTTTCACGATGTTAAAAATCTTTACGAAAACGGGGAAGAGAGCGGCAGCTACCTGGGACGGGCCGAATTCCGTGATCATGTGGGCAACTACGTCAGCCGCGAAAGGGATGGACTTTATCTGTGCAACGGCAATTTTTACAACTTCATGTCCGCCCATTGCCCGAGTCTGGCCATACAGAACGTAATGGTACGCCGCGCAGCCCTGGAAGCTCAAAGCACATGGTTTCCCGAAGATATGAAGATCGGCGAGGACCTGGACCTGTGGTTCAGACTGGCCCTCAATACCCCCATGGCATGCATTATGGAACCACTGAGCTATTACAGGCGGCACGACAGCAACATTACCAATAATCTGTCAGGATATTTCAGGGGGTCTCTGGAGGTACACGAAAAAAACCTCAAGCGCGGCGCCAAACTGTTCACCAGGCAGGAAAAGGACATTTACAAAAGCAAGATATCAGCCCAGCATTTCCATTACGGTTACTACCTGTACCGAAACATGGACATGAAATCCGCACGTCAGGAATATATGAGTTCTCTTGGGCTGCAGCCGACACGAAAGGCCCTGTTCGCCCTTCTCAAAACCTTTATCCCCGCAAGGGTCATAAAGTCGTGCAGATACTACCTTAAGACAGATGAAGCCTGA
- a CDS encoding glycosyltransferase family 4 protein yields the protein MAAIHMVTQEKSSSGLPVYLRNGLTGNGHEVNFIDAQSCLLPKISVLLQSFHPNKKKWFHRRSMLGTYSVAAWHRNTRINGALLDRVLKPEDKILQIGGLYAPHPASTGLEYYLFFTYTMKLAYRDGYSPWIPEPWEREAVVELETRLYSEAKHIFVASKFVRRHLIAEYGIPADRITVAGMGVDDFFVRNMRILLPEKPAKKCLFVGYTFHLKGGPDVLMAFTLARKYVPDLELTIIGPNYTEDMDQEGVRHVGAVRDRQELLDYYRSADLFLLPSRCDSFGFVFLEAMTQGLVCVGSNMNAMPEIITDGETGFIVEPGDHIRMAELIVTFYQNSHLRTSMGNRARERVLERFTWPRVVEIMEREIFR from the coding sequence ATGGCAGCTATTCATATGGTGACGCAAGAAAAGTCTTCCTCGGGACTGCCGGTCTATCTGCGTAACGGCTTGACCGGTAATGGCCATGAAGTCAACTTCATCGATGCCCAATCCTGTCTTTTGCCGAAGATCAGCGTGCTGCTGCAGTCGTTCCATCCGAACAAAAAAAAATGGTTCCATCGCCGCTCCATGCTCGGAACCTATTCCGTCGCTGCCTGGCATCGAAACACGAGAATAAACGGGGCCCTTCTCGACCGTGTTCTGAAGCCGGAGGACAAGATACTGCAGATAGGCGGACTTTATGCCCCGCATCCGGCGTCAACCGGGCTGGAATACTATTTGTTCTTCACCTACACCATGAAACTGGCCTACAGGGACGGCTACTCACCCTGGATCCCCGAACCATGGGAGCGTGAAGCGGTTGTCGAGCTCGAGACGCGTCTTTACTCTGAGGCAAAACATATATTCGTGGCTTCCAAATTCGTGCGCCGCCACCTGATAGCCGAATACGGTATTCCGGCAGATCGTATCACCGTCGCCGGTATGGGAGTGGATGATTTTTTCGTGCGCAACATGAGAATACTGTTACCGGAAAAACCTGCAAAAAAATGCCTTTTTGTCGGTTATACTTTCCATCTGAAGGGTGGGCCCGATGTACTCATGGCATTCACCCTGGCAAGGAAATATGTGCCTGACCTTGAACTGACCATCATCGGGCCAAATTACACCGAGGATATGGATCAGGAAGGGGTGCGCCATGTGGGCGCCGTCAGGGACCGTCAGGAGTTGCTGGACTACTATCGAAGTGCCGACCTTTTCCTTCTTCCTTCCCGTTGTGATTCCTTCGGTTTTGTTTTCCTGGAAGCGATGACCCAGGGCCTGGTCTGTGTGGGCTCAAACATGAACGCCATGCCGGAGATCATAACCGACGGCGAAACAGGCTTCATTGTCGAGCCAGGCGATCACATCCGGATGGCGGAGTTGATTGTCACTTTTTATCAAAATTCCCATTTGAGAACATCCATGGGGAACCGGGCCAGGGAACGGGTATTGGAGCGATTCACCTGGCCCCGGGTAGTAGAGATCATGGAACGAGAGATCTTTCGTTGA
- a CDS encoding glycosyltransferase family 2 protein — translation MPIISVIIPAYNCESFIGKAISSVRTQTMQDFEIVVVDDGSTDRTLSVVESLARQDKRIKIVSQKNSGKPSVTRNVGIRNSSGEYLCFLDGDDFYLPRKLEKELEILRKYPAVDLVFHDVLEQTDRHAPMEGSYLGRAGFPANAADYIFRVEDGVYLCRENFYNFMSACCATILMSAPMLKRACLDSQMVWFPEFMTIGEDIDLWFRLAMSYGFAYLDESLSCYRRHDKSITKNVESFLKGSIEVHNRNYQRGCHLFTKGEKIRYKSRISALHWHLAYYLYSKFEMTAARKEIINSLKLNFTFKALFTFVKSLLPLNIIRFCKAYSQRQTV, via the coding sequence TTGGTAAGGCAATTTCCTCTGTCCGGACCCAGACCATGCAGGATTTTGAAATCGTGGTGGTCGATGATGGTTCGACCGACCGCACCCTGTCCGTGGTTGAATCCTTGGCCAGGCAGGATAAAAGGATCAAGATTGTTTCCCAAAAGAATTCGGGCAAACCTTCAGTTACAAGGAATGTGGGCATCAGGAATTCATCGGGGGAGTATCTCTGTTTCCTCGATGGTGATGATTTCTATCTCCCGAGGAAACTTGAAAAGGAACTGGAGATACTGCGTAAATATCCCGCCGTGGATCTGGTATTCCATGATGTCCTGGAGCAGACGGATCGCCATGCTCCCATGGAGGGTAGCTATCTGGGGAGAGCAGGTTTTCCCGCCAATGCCGCCGACTATATCTTCAGGGTTGAAGATGGCGTTTACCTGTGCAGAGAGAACTTTTACAACTTCATGTCCGCCTGTTGCGCCACGATCCTCATGTCGGCGCCCATGCTGAAAAGAGCCTGTCTGGACTCGCAAATGGTCTGGTTTCCCGAATTCATGACCATCGGCGAAGATATCGATTTGTGGTTCCGGCTTGCCATGAGCTACGGCTTTGCCTATCTGGACGAATCCCTGAGCTGTTACCGGCGCCATGACAAGAGCATTACCAAAAACGTGGAGAGTTTTCTCAAGGGTTCCATAGAAGTCCATAACCGCAATTACCAGCGGGGATGCCACCTGTTCACAAAGGGGGAAAAAATCAGGTACAAGAGCAGGATCAGCGCGCTGCACTGGCACCTGGCCTATTATTTGTACAGTAAATTTGAAATGACCGCGGCCAGAAAGGAAATAATCAACAGTTTGAAACTGAATTTTACCTTTAAGGCTCTGTTTACCTTTGTTAAGAGTTTGCTGCCCTTGAACATCATTAGATTCTGCAAGGCGTATTCCCAAAGACAGACTGTCTGA